A genomic window from Nocardioides jiangxiensis includes:
- a CDS encoding DUF2786 domain-containing protein produces MTTKTDVDPMLAKVRKLLAKAADPATTPEEAESYTAKAAALVAAYGIDQALLAQTDPGADPLGDRVVPLDAPYAADKGDLLSVIAHELRCRAVRRIERRAEGTEITLHLFGHASDLDRVEVLFTSLLLQATRDLTRTPVPRDQHAAAFRRSWLAGFSAAIGQRLSDAERRAATEAAPRFAAAGSSAALVLASRTELVEAAMHDAYPRLRTARPRSLSGSGGRHGWDAGQRADLGERSRLARGTRGILPA; encoded by the coding sequence ATGACCACGAAGACCGACGTCGACCCGATGCTGGCCAAGGTGCGCAAGCTCCTGGCGAAGGCGGCCGACCCCGCGACGACGCCCGAGGAGGCGGAGTCCTACACCGCGAAGGCGGCAGCGCTGGTGGCGGCGTACGGGATCGACCAGGCACTGCTGGCCCAGACGGACCCGGGCGCAGATCCGCTCGGCGACCGCGTGGTGCCGCTCGATGCGCCGTACGCCGCCGACAAGGGCGATCTGCTGTCGGTGATCGCCCACGAGCTGCGGTGCCGCGCCGTGCGTCGGATCGAGCGGCGTGCCGAGGGCACGGAGATCACCCTCCACCTCTTCGGCCACGCCAGCGACCTCGACCGCGTCGAGGTGCTCTTCACCTCCCTGCTGCTCCAGGCGACGCGCGACCTGACCCGCACACCGGTCCCCCGCGACCAGCACGCTGCGGCGTTCCGGCGCTCGTGGCTGGCCGGCTTCTCCGCTGCCATCGGGCAGCGCCTGTCGGACGCGGAGCGCCGTGCCGCCACGGAGGCGGCACCACGGTTCGCCGCGGCGGGCAGCTCGGCGGCGCTCGTCCTGGCCAGCCGCACCGAGCTCGTCGAGGCAGCGATGCACGACGCCTACCCGCGTCTGCGCACGGCACGGCCACGGAGCCTCTCCGGCAGCGGCGGCCGCCACGGCTGGGACGCGGGCCAGCGCGCCGATCTCGGTGAGCGCTCACGCCTCGCACGCGGCACACGCGGCATACTGCCTGCGTGA
- the truA gene encoding tRNA pseudouridine(38-40) synthase TruA: protein MRIRMDLAYDGGGFKGWARQPALRTVQGELEAALATALRLPEVQVVCAGRTDTGVHARGQVVHLDVDADVVEATAGRAAATPIASLHRRLNGILPADVRIHDVTEAPEGFDARFSAVWRRYAYRVADLPQVQDPLTRNHVLHWRAPLDLDTMNEASRMLIGLKDFAAFCKKREGATTIRTLLDFHWYRDAEERAVATVRADAFCHSMVRALVGCMLAVGDGRKSPQWAHDVLVNAKRDAAVAVVAAHGLTLEEVGYPPAAQLALQAEKARARRDPDALVKDNCHE from the coding sequence GTGCGGATTCGGATGGACCTCGCCTACGACGGGGGCGGCTTCAAGGGCTGGGCGCGCCAGCCTGCCCTGCGCACCGTGCAGGGAGAGCTCGAGGCCGCGCTCGCGACCGCGCTGCGCCTGCCCGAGGTCCAGGTCGTCTGTGCCGGCCGCACCGACACCGGCGTCCACGCGCGCGGCCAGGTGGTCCACCTCGACGTCGATGCCGATGTCGTCGAGGCGACGGCCGGGCGGGCTGCGGCCACCCCGATCGCCTCGCTGCACCGGCGGCTCAACGGCATCCTGCCCGCTGATGTCCGGATCCACGACGTCACCGAGGCGCCGGAGGGTTTCGACGCGCGCTTCTCGGCCGTCTGGCGCCGCTACGCCTACCGCGTCGCCGACCTGCCCCAGGTGCAGGACCCGCTGACCCGCAACCACGTCCTGCACTGGCGCGCCCCGCTCGACCTCGACACCATGAACGAGGCGAGCCGCATGCTGATCGGCCTGAAGGACTTCGCGGCGTTCTGCAAGAAGCGCGAGGGGGCGACGACGATCCGTACGCTGCTCGACTTCCACTGGTACCGCGACGCCGAGGAGCGGGCGGTCGCCACCGTCCGCGCCGACGCCTTCTGCCACTCGATGGTGCGGGCGCTCGTCGGCTGCATGCTGGCCGTCGGCGATGGGCGGAAGTCCCCGCAGTGGGCACACGACGTACTGGTGAACGCGAAGCGCGACGCGGCGGTGGCCGTCGTCGCTGCGCACGGACTGACCCTCGAGGAGGTCGGCTACCCGCCGGCCGCCCAGCTGGCGCTGCAGGCCGAGAAGGCCCGTGCGCGCCGCGACCCCGACGCCCTCGTGAAGGACAACTGCCATGAGTGA
- a CDS encoding class I SAM-dependent methyltransferase: MSEQDEHYFTADPSVPFERQRVAFEAWDQDLVMESGSGVFAKGRLDIGTSVLFKETEPPVQGRFLDLGCGYGAIGLTIARQVPLASVIGVDVNERAVRLMNDNARALGVDSRVVACTPEQVPTDYTFDEIWSNPPIRIGKEALHALLLTWLPRLLPGGRAVMVVGKNLGGDSLQRWLTEQGYPTTRIGSAKGFRVLESIRPA, translated from the coding sequence ATGAGTGAGCAGGACGAGCACTACTTCACCGCGGACCCGTCGGTGCCGTTCGAGCGACAGCGGGTCGCGTTCGAGGCATGGGACCAGGACCTGGTCATGGAGAGCGGCAGCGGGGTCTTCGCCAAGGGCCGGCTCGACATCGGCACGTCGGTGCTCTTCAAGGAGACCGAGCCGCCGGTGCAGGGCCGCTTCCTCGACCTCGGGTGCGGCTACGGCGCGATCGGCCTCACCATCGCCAGGCAGGTGCCGCTCGCCTCGGTGATCGGCGTCGACGTCAACGAGCGGGCGGTGAGGCTGATGAACGACAACGCGCGGGCGCTCGGCGTCGACAGCCGGGTCGTCGCGTGCACGCCCGAACAGGTGCCCACCGACTACACGTTCGACGAGATCTGGTCGAACCCGCCGATCCGGATCGGCAAGGAGGCGCTGCACGCGCTCCTGCTGACCTGGCTCCCGCGCCTGCTCCCCGGCGGCCGCGCCGTCATGGTCGTCGGCAAGAACCTCGGCGGCGACTCGCTGCAGCGCTGGCTCACCGAGCAGGGCTACCCGACGACGCGCATCGGCTCGGCCAAGGGCTTCCGCGTCCTGGAGTCGATCCGGCCCGCCTGA
- a CDS encoding citrate synthase, which yields MTDSLTIRDNRTGTEYEVPIVDGAIKAADLGKIKASDEDPGLCTYDPGFTNTASCKSSITYIDGDKGILEYRGYPIEQLAEQSTFLEVAYLVVYGELPTKEQYDAWVHEITYHTFVHENVKGFMQGFRYDAHPMGMLMASVGALSTFYPDARNIHDADNRHMQIVRMIAKMPTLGAWAFRHAQGKPYVYPDNELSYTENFLAMLFKMSELKFSADPRLVRALDVLLILHADHEQNCSTNAVRSVGSSQVDPYSAVAAGVGALYGPLHGGANEAVLKMLKRIGTVDNIPAFIEGVKAGNERLMGFGHRVYKNFDPRAKIIKKACDDVFEVTGVNPLLQVAQELERIALEDEYFVKRKLYPNVDFYSGLIYEALQFPPEMFTVLFAIGRAPGWLAQWNELIQDKEQKIARPKQIYTGDRTLTFVPREERWAQA from the coding sequence GTGACTGATTCACTGACCATCAGGGACAACCGCACGGGCACCGAATACGAGGTGCCCATCGTTGACGGAGCGATCAAGGCCGCAGACCTCGGCAAGATCAAGGCCTCCGACGAGGACCCGGGCCTGTGCACCTATGACCCGGGCTTCACCAACACGGCCTCCTGCAAGAGCTCCATCACGTACATCGACGGCGACAAGGGCATCCTCGAGTACCGCGGCTACCCGATCGAGCAGCTCGCCGAGCAGTCGACGTTCCTCGAGGTCGCGTACCTCGTCGTCTACGGCGAGCTCCCCACCAAGGAGCAGTACGACGCCTGGGTGCACGAGATCACGTACCACACGTTCGTGCACGAGAACGTCAAGGGCTTCATGCAGGGCTTCCGCTACGACGCGCACCCGATGGGCATGCTGATGGCCTCCGTCGGCGCCCTGTCGACGTTCTACCCGGACGCGCGCAACATCCACGACGCCGACAACCGCCACATGCAGATCGTCCGCATGATCGCGAAGATGCCGACGCTGGGCGCCTGGGCGTTCCGCCACGCGCAGGGCAAGCCGTACGTCTACCCGGACAACGAGCTCTCCTACACCGAGAACTTCCTGGCCATGCTCTTCAAGATGAGCGAGCTGAAGTTCTCCGCCGACCCGCGCCTGGTCCGCGCGCTCGACGTCCTGCTGATCCTGCACGCCGACCACGAGCAGAACTGCTCGACCAACGCGGTCCGATCGGTCGGCTCCTCCCAGGTCGACCCGTACTCCGCGGTGGCTGCCGGTGTCGGCGCCCTCTACGGCCCGCTCCACGGCGGCGCCAACGAGGCCGTCCTGAAGATGCTCAAGCGCATCGGCACGGTCGACAACATCCCGGCGTTCATCGAGGGCGTGAAGGCGGGCAACGAGCGCCTGATGGGCTTCGGTCACCGCGTCTACAAGAACTTCGACCCGCGCGCGAAGATCATCAAGAAGGCCTGCGACGACGTCTTCGAGGTCACGGGTGTCAACCCGCTCCTCCAGGTCGCCCAGGAGCTCGAGCGGATCGCCCTCGAGGACGAGTACTTCGTCAAGCGCAAGCTCTACCCCAACGTGGACTTCTACTCCGGCCTCATCTACGAGGCGCTGCAGTTCCCGCCGGAGATGTTCACGGTCCTGTTCGCGATCGGTCGCGCTCCGGGCTGGCTGGCCCAGTGGAACGAGCTGATCCAGGACAAGGAGCAGAAGATCGCGCGCCCGAAGCAGATCTACACCGGCGACCGGACCCTGACCTTCGTCCCGCGCGAGGAGCGCTGGGCCCAGGCCTGA
- the rplM gene encoding 50S ribosomal protein L13 — translation MRTYSPKPADIQREWLIIDAEDVVLGRLAVTAANLIRGKHKPTFAPHVAGGDFVVIINAEKVALSGNKKTTKMSYRHSGYPGGLTATPIGEGLEKDARKVIEKAVWGMLPKNRLGRQMLKQLKVYSGPTHPHAAQQAKPFEITQISQ, via the coding sequence GTGCGCACCTACAGCCCCAAGCCCGCTGACATCCAGCGTGAATGGCTCATCATCGACGCCGAGGATGTCGTCCTCGGTCGTCTCGCCGTGACCGCCGCGAACCTCATCCGCGGCAAGCACAAGCCCACCTTCGCCCCGCACGTCGCGGGTGGTGACTTCGTCGTCATCATCAACGCCGAGAAGGTCGCGCTCTCCGGCAACAAGAAGACCACCAAGATGTCCTACCGCCACTCGGGTTACCCGGGCGGTCTGACGGCCACCCCGATCGGCGAGGGCCTCGAGAAGGACGCTCGCAAGGTCATCGAGAAGGCTGTCTGGGGCATGCTCCCCAAGAACCGCCTCGGTCGCCAGATGCTGAAGCAGCTCAAGGTCTACTCGGGCCCGACGCACCCGCACGCGGCCCAGCAGGCCAAGCCGTTCGAGATCACCCAGATCTCCCAGTGA
- the rpsI gene encoding 30S ribosomal protein S9 has product MTENIAEVEETFETDADGVAYTSESAPAADAPLKPATIAPAGATGRRKEAVARVRIVPGTGVWTINGRELNDYFPNALHRQIANEPFVELGLEGRFDVIARIHGGGIAGQAGALRLGVARSLNAVDVEANRPALKKAGLLTRDARVVERKKAGLKKARKASQFSKR; this is encoded by the coding sequence ATGACTGAGAACATCGCTGAGGTCGAGGAGACCTTCGAGACCGACGCCGACGGCGTCGCCTACACCTCCGAGTCGGCCCCCGCCGCCGACGCGCCGCTCAAGCCGGCCACCATCGCTCCGGCCGGTGCCACCGGTCGCCGCAAGGAGGCCGTCGCCCGCGTCCGCATCGTCCCGGGCACCGGCGTCTGGACGATCAACGGTCGTGAGCTCAACGACTACTTCCCGAACGCCCTTCACCGCCAGATCGCGAACGAGCCGTTCGTGGAGCTGGGCCTCGAGGGTCGCTTCGACGTCATCGCCCGCATCCACGGTGGTGGCATCGCCGGCCAGGCCGGCGCGCTGCGCCTCGGTGTGGCCCGCTCGCTCAACGCCGTCGACGTCGAGGCCAACCGCCCGGCGCTGAAGAAGGCCGGTCTGCTCACCCGCGACGCCCGCGTCGTCGAGCGCAAGAAGGCCGGTCTCAAGAAGGCCCGCAAGGCGTCGCAGTTCAGCAAGCGCTGA
- the glmM gene encoding phosphoglucosamine mutase produces the protein MANLFGTDGVRGLANGVLTAELALDLSVAAAHVLADHGEFSGHRPLAVVGRDTRISGQFLEAAVVAGLASAGVDVLLLGVVPTPGVAYLTGHLGADFGVMLSASHNAMPDNGIKFLARGGVKLDDAIEEAIEERLHEEWERPTGAAVGRVSTYAEAIDDYVDHLLRTTTRPLAGLRVVLDCAEGAASEAGPRALEAAGAQVTAIHAQPDGLNINDGCGSTHLENLRAAVVKDGAHVGFALDGDADRCLAVDAEGNVVDGDQILCILAASLKEQGRLAADTVVATVMSNLGFNRAMAAAGITVVSTKVGDRYVLEAMNADGYSLGGEQSGHVIMSEHATTGDGILTALQLLERMAMTGSSMAELAGAMTRLPQVLVNVKGVDKDRSATDEVLLAAVADAEDSLGDDGRVLLRASGTEPLVRVMVEATSQVEAQAVADKLADVVRERLG, from the coding sequence ATGGCAAACCTGTTTGGCACGGACGGGGTCCGGGGCCTGGCAAACGGTGTCCTCACCGCAGAGCTGGCCCTGGACCTCTCCGTCGCTGCAGCACATGTCCTGGCCGACCACGGCGAGTTCAGTGGGCACCGCCCGCTGGCAGTGGTCGGCCGGGACACGCGCATTTCGGGACAGTTCCTCGAGGCCGCGGTCGTCGCGGGCCTCGCGTCGGCCGGTGTCGACGTGCTGCTCCTGGGCGTCGTGCCCACCCCCGGTGTCGCGTACCTGACCGGACACCTCGGCGCCGACTTCGGCGTCATGCTCTCGGCGTCGCACAACGCCATGCCGGACAACGGCATCAAGTTCCTGGCCCGCGGTGGCGTCAAGCTCGACGACGCGATCGAGGAGGCCATCGAGGAGCGCCTCCACGAGGAGTGGGAGCGCCCGACCGGCGCGGCCGTCGGTCGCGTCTCGACGTACGCCGAGGCGATCGACGACTACGTCGACCACCTGCTCCGCACGACGACGCGGCCGCTCGCCGGCCTGCGCGTCGTGCTCGACTGTGCCGAGGGGGCCGCCTCCGAGGCAGGCCCGCGTGCGCTGGAGGCCGCCGGCGCGCAGGTCACCGCGATCCACGCACAGCCCGACGGCCTCAACATCAACGACGGGTGCGGCTCCACGCACCTGGAGAACCTCCGCGCGGCCGTCGTCAAGGACGGGGCCCACGTGGGCTTCGCGCTCGACGGTGACGCGGACCGCTGCCTCGCGGTCGACGCGGAGGGCAACGTCGTCGACGGCGACCAGATCCTCTGCATCCTCGCGGCCTCGCTCAAGGAGCAGGGCCGGCTCGCCGCCGACACGGTCGTCGCCACGGTGATGAGCAACCTCGGCTTCAACCGCGCCATGGCCGCGGCCGGCATCACGGTGGTCTCCACCAAGGTCGGCGACCGCTACGTCCTCGAGGCGATGAACGCCGACGGCTACTCGCTCGGCGGGGAGCAGTCCGGCCACGTGATCATGAGCGAGCACGCGACGACCGGTGACGGCATCCTCACCGCCCTCCAGCTGCTGGAGCGCATGGCGATGACCGGCTCGTCGATGGCGGAGCTCGCCGGCGCGATGACCCGGCTCCCGCAGGTCCTGGTCAACGTCAAGGGCGTCGACAAGGACCGCTCGGCGACCGACGAGGTCCTCCTCGCCGCGGTCGCCGACGCGGAGGACAGCCTCGGCGACGACGGACGCGTGCTGCTGCGCGCATCCGGCACGGAGCCGCTCGTCCGCGTCATGGTCGAGGCGACCTCGCAGGTCGAGGCGCAGGCGGTCGCGGACAAGCTCGCGGACGTCGTCCGCGAGCGCCTCGGCTGA
- a CDS encoding GNAT family N-acetyltransferase: MNDLRIIRLDPSAASFDADVARWHEVHVASSLPERPDSSPWRIAEVRDYVGTPVPFRWCVGWLALCGDDAVGAALLEAPLVTNLEVANVFVDVLPSARRGGVGTALLDVVEGEARRRGRTIAMAEVSFGLELPEDGAGSPDVHFARTRGYDVALGDVQRRLELPVDPVLLDRLAAEAAPHHAAYRIEVVRGALPDTLAPGYAALASTLAVEAPAGDLLLEAEDPSTQGWRDREAAYARQGLTLWHALALSPAGEVVAHSTIAVSAHDPSLCHQWGTLVRADHRGHRLGLAVKVALHRALQADGAPAPQVATWNATVNDHMVAINDRLGFHKVGRSVELQKRL; the protein is encoded by the coding sequence GTGAACGACCTCCGCATCATCCGGCTCGACCCCTCCGCGGCCTCCTTCGACGCTGACGTCGCCCGCTGGCACGAGGTCCACGTGGCGTCGTCCCTGCCGGAGCGCCCGGACTCCTCGCCCTGGCGCATCGCCGAGGTCCGCGACTACGTCGGTACGCCGGTGCCGTTCCGCTGGTGCGTCGGCTGGCTGGCGCTGTGCGGGGATGACGCCGTCGGTGCCGCGCTGCTCGAGGCACCGCTCGTGACGAACCTCGAGGTCGCCAACGTGTTCGTCGACGTCCTCCCGTCGGCGCGCCGCGGCGGCGTGGGGACCGCACTGCTGGACGTGGTCGAGGGGGAGGCCCGGCGCCGCGGCCGGACGATCGCGATGGCCGAGGTCTCGTTCGGCCTGGAGCTGCCCGAGGACGGGGCGGGGTCGCCCGACGTGCACTTCGCGCGCACCCGCGGCTACGACGTCGCGCTCGGCGACGTGCAGCGCCGGCTGGAGCTGCCCGTGGACCCGGTCCTGCTCGACCGGCTCGCGGCCGAGGCCGCGCCGCACCACGCGGCGTACCGGATCGAGGTGGTGCGCGGAGCCCTGCCCGACACCCTGGCCCCCGGCTACGCCGCGCTCGCCTCGACGCTCGCGGTCGAGGCTCCGGCGGGTGACCTGCTCCTCGAGGCCGAGGACCCGTCGACGCAGGGGTGGCGCGACCGGGAAGCGGCCTACGCCCGTCAGGGGCTGACCCTGTGGCACGCCCTCGCGCTGAGCCCGGCAGGCGAGGTGGTGGCGCACTCGACCATCGCGGTCTCGGCGCACGACCCCTCGCTGTGCCACCAATGGGGCACGCTGGTCCGGGCTGACCACCGCGGCCACCGGCTCGGCCTGGCGGTGAAGGTCGCCCTCCACCGCGCTCTCCAGGCGGACGGCGCCCCCGCTCCCCAGGTCGCCACGTGGAACGCGACCGTCAACGACCACATGGTCGCCATCAACGACCGGCTCGGTTTCCACAAGGTCGGCCGGAGCGTGGAGCTGCAGAAGCGCCTGTGA
- the coaA gene encoding type I pantothenate kinase — MSAPLPEQQRPEREASPYVELDRAAWAALAADMRSPLTREEIQALRGLGEELDLEEIQQVYLPLSRLLSMYVESAGRLHRKQEEFLNHPQPPRTPFVIGLAGSVAVGKSTTARVLQQMLAHWPEHPQVALVTTDGFLLPNAELERRGILHRKGFPESYDRKALLKFVIDIKSGREAVEAPTYSHLVYDVLPDEKVVVQSPDIVIVEGLNVLQPARTREDGKVGLAVADYFDFTVYVDAATTDIKRWYAERFLKLRETSFRKPGSYFRRYSKFNEAEALAEAERIWDEINGPNLMENVLPTRSRAKLVLRKDADHSVRYVRLRKI; from the coding sequence ATGTCTGCGCCCCTTCCCGAGCAGCAGCGCCCCGAGCGCGAGGCGTCGCCGTACGTCGAGCTCGACCGGGCCGCGTGGGCAGCCCTCGCCGCGGACATGCGGTCTCCGCTGACCCGCGAGGAGATCCAGGCCCTCCGCGGCCTCGGGGAGGAGCTCGACCTCGAGGAGATCCAGCAGGTCTACCTCCCGCTCTCCCGCCTGCTCTCGATGTACGTCGAGTCGGCCGGCCGCCTGCACCGCAAGCAGGAGGAGTTCCTCAACCACCCCCAGCCCCCGCGCACCCCATTCGTCATCGGTCTGGCCGGCTCCGTGGCCGTCGGCAAGTCCACGACGGCACGCGTGCTGCAGCAGATGCTCGCCCACTGGCCCGAGCACCCGCAGGTCGCCCTGGTCACGACCGACGGCTTCCTGCTGCCCAACGCCGAGCTCGAGCGTCGCGGCATCCTGCACCGCAAGGGCTTCCCGGAGTCCTACGACCGCAAGGCGCTGTTGAAGTTCGTCATCGACATCAAGTCCGGCCGCGAGGCCGTCGAGGCGCCCACCTACTCGCACCTCGTCTACGACGTCCTGCCGGACGAGAAGGTCGTCGTGCAGTCCCCCGACATCGTCATCGTCGAGGGGCTCAACGTGCTCCAGCCCGCCCGCACGCGCGAGGACGGCAAGGTCGGCCTCGCGGTCGCCGACTACTTCGACTTCACCGTCTACGTCGACGCGGCCACCACCGACATCAAGCGCTGGTACGCCGAGCGGTTCCTCAAGCTGCGCGAGACGTCGTTCCGCAAGCCGGGGTCGTACTTCCGCCGCTACTCGAAGTTCAACGAGGCCGAGGCGCTCGCCGAGGCGGAACGGATCTGGGACGAGATCAACGGTCCCAACCTCATGGAGAACGTCCTGCCGACCCGGTCGCGCGCCAAGCTCGTGCTGCGCAAGGACGCCGACCACTCGGTCCGCTACGTGCGCCTGCGCAAGATCTGA
- the glmS gene encoding glutamine--fructose-6-phosphate transaminase (isomerizing), translating to MCGIVGYVGSKQAQGVVIEGLRRLEYRGYDSAGVALVHDGAIASDKKSGKLANLEKAIAEHPLPPSTTGIGHTRWATHGAPTDRNAHPHLGQAQRLALVHNGIIENFAEIRAQLEAEGHELLSETDTEVAAHLIERELDKGVDLTAAMQAACRQMEGAFTLVAIDAQDPDRVVAARLNSPLVVGLGEGENFLGSDVAAFIEHTRDALELGQAQVVTLTRDGVSVTSFDGQPAEGTPFHVDWDLSAAEKDGHDWFMRKEIFEQPSAVANSLLGRRNASGRLQLDEVRLSDEELRDIDKVIVIACGTSFYAGMVAKYAIEHWCRIPVEVELASEFRYRDPILTRETLVVAISQSGETADTLQAIRHARTQRSKVLAICNSNGSTIPRESDAVIYTHAGPEIGVASTKGFLTQLVACYLLGLYLAQVKGTRYNDEIALVMDQLEQMPAHIETVLGQSERVYELAREFVGTPSVLFLGRHAGYPVALEGALKLKELAYIHAEGFAAGELKHGPIALVDDGLPIWCVVPPRGRDQLHEKMISGIQEVRARGARTICLAEEGDTAIEPYADELIRLPKVPVLLQPLVSAVPLQLFACELATLMGHDVDMPRNLAKSVTVE from the coding sequence ATGTGCGGAATCGTGGGGTACGTCGGCAGCAAGCAGGCGCAGGGCGTTGTCATCGAGGGCCTGCGCCGCCTCGAGTACCGCGGTTACGACTCCGCCGGCGTCGCGCTCGTGCACGACGGGGCCATCGCCAGCGACAAGAAGTCGGGCAAGCTCGCGAACCTCGAGAAGGCGATCGCCGAGCACCCGTTGCCGCCGTCCACGACCGGCATCGGCCACACCCGCTGGGCGACCCACGGCGCCCCGACCGACCGCAACGCCCACCCGCACCTGGGCCAGGCGCAGCGCCTCGCGCTGGTGCACAACGGCATCATCGAGAACTTCGCGGAGATCCGTGCCCAGCTGGAGGCCGAGGGCCACGAGCTGCTGTCGGAGACCGACACGGAGGTCGCTGCCCACCTGATCGAGCGGGAGCTCGACAAGGGGGTCGACCTGACCGCCGCGATGCAGGCGGCGTGCCGTCAGATGGAGGGCGCCTTCACCCTCGTCGCCATCGACGCGCAGGACCCTGACCGCGTCGTCGCGGCCCGTCTGAACAGCCCCCTGGTGGTCGGCCTCGGCGAGGGCGAGAACTTCCTCGGCTCCGACGTCGCCGCCTTCATCGAGCACACGCGCGACGCGCTCGAGCTCGGCCAGGCCCAGGTGGTCACCCTGACCCGCGACGGCGTCTCGGTGACGTCGTTCGACGGCCAGCCCGCCGAGGGCACGCCGTTCCACGTCGACTGGGACCTCTCCGCAGCGGAGAAGGACGGCCACGACTGGTTCATGCGCAAGGAGATCTTCGAGCAGCCGAGCGCGGTCGCCAACTCGCTCCTCGGCCGTCGCAACGCCTCCGGCCGCCTGCAGCTCGACGAGGTGCGGCTCTCCGACGAGGAGCTGCGCGACATCGACAAGGTGATCGTCATCGCCTGCGGCACGTCGTTCTACGCGGGCATGGTCGCCAAGTACGCCATCGAGCACTGGTGCCGGATCCCGGTCGAGGTCGAGCTCGCCAGCGAGTTCCGCTACCGCGACCCGATCCTCACCCGCGAGACGCTGGTCGTCGCGATCTCCCAGTCCGGCGAGACCGCCGACACCCTGCAGGCGATCCGTCACGCCCGCACGCAGCGGTCCAAGGTCCTCGCGATCTGCAACAGCAACGGCTCGACGATCCCGCGCGAGTCCGACGCGGTGATCTACACGCACGCCGGCCCCGAGATCGGCGTCGCGTCGACCAAGGGGTTCCTGACCCAGCTCGTCGCCTGCTACCTGCTCGGTCTCTACCTCGCCCAGGTGAAGGGCACGCGCTACAACGACGAGATCGCGCTCGTCATGGACCAGCTCGAGCAGATGCCGGCCCACATCGAGACGGTGCTCGGCCAGTCCGAGCGCGTCTACGAGCTGGCCCGTGAGTTCGTCGGCACGCCCTCGGTGCTGTTCCTCGGCCGCCACGCCGGCTACCCCGTCGCGCTCGAGGGGGCGCTCAAGCTCAAGGAGCTGGCCTACATCCACGCGGAGGGCTTCGCGGCCGGCGAGCTCAAGCACGGCCCGATCGCGCTGGTCGACGACGGCCTGCCGATCTGGTGCGTCGTGCCGCCGCGGGGTCGCGACCAGCTCCACGAGAAGATGATCTCGGGCATCCAGGAGGTCCGTGCCCGTGGCGCTCGCACCATCTGCCTGGCCGAGGAGGGCGACACCGCCATCGAGCCCTACGCCGACGAGCTGATCCGCCTGCCCAAGGTCCCGGTCCTGCTCCAGCCGCTGGTCTCCGCGGTGCCGCTCCAGCTCTTCGCCTGCGAGCTGGCCACGCTGATGGGCCACGACGTCGACATGCCGCGCAACCTGGCGAAGTCCGTCACCGTCGAGTGA
- a CDS encoding holo-ACP synthase, giving the protein MIVGIGVDVVDIARFGAALERTPSLRSRLFTEAEAVLPLESLAARFAAKEAMAKALGAPAGLSWHDCEVVRVDGRRPAFALRGTVADAAAALGATSWHLSLAHDGGLATAYVVLEG; this is encoded by the coding sequence GTGATCGTCGGGATCGGGGTCGACGTCGTCGACATCGCGCGCTTCGGTGCCGCGCTCGAGCGGACGCCGTCGCTGCGGTCCCGGCTCTTCACCGAGGCCGAGGCAGTGCTGCCGCTGGAGTCGCTGGCGGCTCGCTTCGCGGCCAAGGAGGCGATGGCCAAGGCGCTGGGCGCGCCGGCGGGGCTCTCCTGGCACGACTGCGAGGTCGTGCGGGTCGACGGTCGCCGTCCGGCGTTCGCGCTGCGGGGCACGGTCGCCGACGCGGCGGCCGCCCTGGGAGCGACGTCCTGGCACCTCTCGCTGGCGCACGACGGTGGCCTCGCGACGGCGTACGTGGTCCTCGAAGGGTGA
- a CDS encoding C40 family peptidase, which translates to MVTMSPRASARLLAAPLVLTVLVTGQAAGAAHASPAPTTAVAPAAFTRVDEQQVLDTLARERTIEAEKRAEKRAERLAREAAAIGQRIVAAAAAQAGKPYVYGATGPSAFDCSGLTGWAYAAVGIHLPRTSGAQAAVMTRVSDPMPGDLVYMPGHIGIYAGNGQMWHAPHTGDVVRLSTIWTDDVVYGRVR; encoded by the coding sequence ATGGTCACCATGTCGCCGCGCGCCTCTGCGCGCCTGCTCGCCGCCCCGCTCGTCCTGACCGTGCTCGTCACGGGCCAGGCTGCCGGAGCCGCCCACGCCAGCCCCGCTCCCACGACGGCGGTCGCCCCCGCGGCGTTCACGCGCGTGGACGAGCAGCAGGTTCTCGACACCCTCGCCCGCGAGCGCACGATCGAGGCGGAGAAGCGCGCCGAGAAGCGCGCCGAGCGCCTCGCCCGCGAGGCCGCTGCGATCGGCCAGCGGATCGTCGCCGCTGCCGCCGCGCAGGCCGGCAAGCCGTACGTCTACGGTGCCACCGGCCCGAGCGCCTTCGACTGCTCCGGTCTCACCGGCTGGGCCTACGCCGCGGTCGGCATCCACCTGCCGCGCACCTCGGGCGCCCAGGCCGCCGTCATGACGCGCGTGTCCGACCCGATGCCGGGCGACCTCGTCTACATGCCCGGTCACATCGGCATCTACGCCGGCAACGGCCAGATGTGGCACGCCCCGCACACCGGTGACGTCGTCCGCCTCTCGACGATCTGGACCGACGACGTGGTCTACGGCCGGGTCCGCTGA